A genomic window from Hyla sarda isolate aHylSar1 chromosome 8, aHylSar1.hap1, whole genome shotgun sequence includes:
- the LOC130284847 gene encoding sulfotransferase 1 family member D1-like: protein MNKRPPLEVVGGMPIVGHFAENWENVQRFQAGEGDLLIDTYPKSGTTWISQIVDLILHHEDHKKSNVGAIFERVPFLEFAVPDMPTGTELLNTRKPPRLIKSHLPVHLLPESFWQKKCKVIYVARNPKDVLVSFYYFYHMAIVHPDPGTFEEFLQKFIEGKVSYGSWGDHVKDWWKIRRQRDVLYLFYEDMLEDPKREIRKVMKFLGKDPSEDIVEKIHQCTTFKAMKDDHTANYSTIPPSVMDHSISPFMRKGTRGDWKRHLTVAQNELFDEYYRREMSDTDLTFRF from the exons ATGAATAAGCGCCCCCCTCTGGAAGTTGTGGGTGGAATGCCCATCGTGGGGCACTTTGCAGAAAACTGGGAAAATGTTCAGCGTTTCCAAGCTGGAGAAGGGGACCTGCTGATAGACACTTACCCCAAATCCG GTACCACCTGGATCAGTCAGATTGTGGACTTAATCCTACACCATGAAGACCATAAGAAATCCAATGTTGGCGCCATTTTTGAGCGGGTGCCCTTTCTGGAGTTTGCAGTGCCTGATATGCCCACAG GCACAGAACTCCTTAATACAAGGAAGCCGCCTCGTTTGATCAAGTCCCATTTACCTGTGCACCTCCTGCCGGAAAGCTTCTGGCAAAAGAAATGCAAG GTCATTTATGTGGCCCGAAACCCAAAGGATGTTCTAGTGTCATTTTATTATTTCTACCACATGGCCATTGTTCACCCAGATCCAGGAACGTTTGAAGAGTTTCTACAAAAGTTCATAGAGGGAAAAG TGTCGTATGGATCGTGGGGCGATCACGTGAAGGATTGGTGGAAGATTAGACGACAGAGAGACGTCCTCTACCTCTTCTACGAGGACATGTTAGAG GACCCAAAGCGTGAGATCAGAAAAGTGATGAAGTTCTTAGGTAAGGACCCATCTGAAGATATTGTAGAGAAGATTCACCAATGCACAACCTTCAAGGCCATGAAAGACGATCATACGGCCAACTACAGCACCATCCCCCCTTCTGTCATGGACCACTCCATCTCACCCTTCATGAGGAAAG GGACTCGTGGAGACTGGAAGAGACATCTCACGGTGGCTCAAAATGAATTATTTGATGAATATTATAGGAGGGAGATGTCTGACACCGACCTGACCTTCCGCTTCTAG